ctgttaaatctacttcaatcagtgtagacaaaggggaggagacaggttaaagaaggatttttaagccttgagacaatagagacatggattgtgtgtgtatgccattcagagaagatttaagtgcctttgaacggggaatGGTActatagtaggtgccaggcgcaccggttgaAGTCTGTCaggaactgcaatgctgctgggtttttcatgtgcaacagtttcctgtgtgtatcaagaatggtccaccacccaaagaacatccagccaattGACACAtctttgggaagcattggagtcaacatgggccagcatccctgtggaacgcttttaacaccttgtagagtccattccctaacgaattgaggctgttaagggcaaaaggggatgcaactcaatattaggttcCTAATATTTTGTTCACTCATTGTTTATTCACATTTAAGTCAAGTATCTAAAAACATAATATTAGCCACAATGCTTCTCTGAGGAGTGTGGGTTCCGAGCCCAACCCAGCGGGCAAAGCTCAATCCACTTACAACCAGAACTCATTGAAATCAGGTCATTTCAACCAGTTCGGAGTGTTGTAGGAGGTTAACGACACAACGTAGTAGGGTTAACCAGTAcaaatgacaaggcaaaaaaagAGATGGGGGACATCGTTGTCGGAGGAGGACCAGGTCAGCTGTCAAACTGTTTCATCATGAACTTACGGCTGGCCTCGTACCCCAGGAACAGGGCTCCGTTGGCGGGGAACGTGCGGAGCATGGTGGGAGTCAAACCAGAATAGAGCGCCCTTACACCTAAACAAAAAGGGAAAGACATGAAAGGATAATATTTCCTACTGTCCTCAACAAAGCGTGTAAGAGGAGTGATGCATCTTGCTTGATTTTTACAAAGTCAGAATGTTGGCTTGGTCGATTGCCCACAAGCACATCACATGTAGGGAGAACAAATTATACATCTGTATCTCAaactattttttttttgggggggattaatTATCTATGATGTTTGAAGATATGAATTGTAAAGACATTCCTGTTTAAAAATGTTGCCCAAAACCATAAAACATCCCACACAGTGCCTACCTTCCGTCCTCATGATAGTCATCATGGTCTTGAAGAAACCTTCCTGGCGCCCTATCATTGACATGACCTGGATGCGAGACTTGACACAGTCAAAGGGGTAGACCACCAGCCACAGGCATGCACCCCCGAAACCCCCACTGAACACAATAGGGGCCACTCCTGTAACATACACATAGCCACAAGTCATCAGGAACACAGCCATAAGCATAATGTGTTTTTTTCTAACAAGCTAACCAAATTAGGTTGAATGTTTTGGAAAGAGAGTTTGGCGCAAAAGGTGATTACTTTACATTGGCCAATTCCGACATAATCCCAAAAGGAATCCCAATCAAGTATATTGCTACACAATTCATCTTTAAAAGCCTTTTCCTTTATCCCATACCCTCGGAAGGCCCAGGACTCTAACATCTAGGCTACTTGCCATCCCTTAATAGTTAAGTAACACTACAGTACCTATGTCATCCTTGCTGCACTTCATGTTGTCAGCAAAGGTGGTTCGGCAGAGCTCGTAGGCCCCGAAGAAGCAGAAGTACCCGGGCACCTCTCTGGCGATGGTTGTGGTCAGGCCTGTGAAAAACCCTGTAGGACCATTTTGCTTCATCACTGACTTCACCACCGACCACACCGTGCTGTTggcagagaaagtgagaaagagaggcagagagagagaaaatgtgaagTTTTATGGAAAGCGACTTACAAAACAGTGAGTGCATACTTAAAATTTGTATGGGATCCCTGCGGGAATTGAACCAACAACCTTGGTACTATTAGTGCTACACTTTTACAAACTCAGCCATACCGGACCACTCCTCCAGTTCAGAGGTAGAAAAGCTCTTTTATAAGGAGGTAATATGAAAATCAAAAGATGGTCATTTTGTAAGAATAGTTTACACAACCTTGGAAGCACTCTAAACAAAACAggaaaacaaaaacatgttttaaagtaGCAAAACTTAAGTGAAAAATTTAAGTAATTATGCGAATATCCTTTAAAAAAGGACCAAAGCAGACGTTTTTATattaatttctgggtaacaattaagtaacttactgtaatagttttacattaatatggtcaaaaagAAAAAAAGTCGAGCAAGATTTTTGCTAGGACTGCCTTGGAGTGTCTGAGCGGGGAGGGGAAAACTTGCTGTTACTGAGCAAGTTTGCTTTGCATTGCTCGCTGCCCCGGGTGTGTGGAGATCTCACTTTAGGACCAATGGAAAGGTCTAAAATGTGCAAACCCTGCCCTTCCTGAGCACTAGGTGATGCAAAACGATCTCGCccattggcagagaggtttggaactctgttattggtctattaactagaggtcgaccgattatgatttttcaataccgattattggaggaccaaaaaagcagataccgatttatttatttatatttatatttatatatatatatatatatacatatatatatacatatgtgtgtaatgatgacaattacaacaatactgaatgaacaatgaacacttattttaaccatAATACATAAATagaatctatttagtctcaaatacaatttggtttaaataatgcaaaaacacagtgttggagaagaaagtaaagtgcaatatgtgccatgtaaaaaagctaacattcaAGTcctttgctcagaacatatgaaagctggtggttcaatattcccagttaagaagttttaggttgtagttatgacacattgactatttctctctatactatttgtatttcatatacctttgactattttgatgttcttataggca
Above is a window of Oncorhynchus tshawytscha isolate Ot180627B linkage group LG30, Otsh_v2.0, whole genome shotgun sequence DNA encoding:
- the slc25a15b gene encoding solute carrier family 25 member 15b, with product MAPHPVVQAIIDLSAGAIGGTACVLSGQPLDTAKVKMQTFPSLYRGFVHCFSSTYKQVGLRGLYQGTSPALMANIAENSVLFMSYGFCQEVVRTMAGLGTEAPLSDMQKACAGSVASIFSSLVLCPTELVKCRLQAMYEMEASGKIAKGQNTVWSVVKSVMKQNGPTGFFTGLTTTIAREVPGYFCFFGAYELCRTTFADNMKCSKDDIGVAPIVFSGGFGGACLWLVVYPFDCVKSRIQVMSMIGRQEGFFKTMMTIMRTEGVRALYSGLTPTMLRTFPANGALFLGYEASRKFMMKQFDS